Proteins from a single region of Anaerolineae bacterium:
- a CDS encoding SIS domain-containing protein, giving the protein MSKTLLEQEIHEQPEALARLLAAESDHIAHLAGVIRQAQPPFVLIVARGSSDNAAVYGKYALGIFAGLPVALAAPSITTYYGRMPRVRGALVIGVSQSGQGEDVRMVVDQARAQGALTLAVTNDPESPLAKTAEHCIGLHVGPEKSVAATKTYTAQLTVMAMLASHIADDAGLKHDLAGLPAWVSQTLLLAQDAPARAERYRYMTRCVTLGRGFNYATAFELALKIKELTYIGTTPYSPADFRHGPMAQVDEGFPVLAIAPDGAVLGDVLDLIRELRERQAELIVISNREEALALAQTPLPIPAIPEWLSPIVATIPGQLLAFGLSRAKGYDVDHPRLLRKVTSTR; this is encoded by the coding sequence ATGAGCAAGACGTTGCTTGAACAGGAGATACACGAGCAGCCAGAGGCGCTGGCCCGCCTGCTGGCCGCTGAAAGCGATCACATTGCCCATCTTGCCGGTGTCATCCGGCAGGCCCAGCCACCGTTTGTGCTGATCGTGGCGCGTGGATCATCGGATAACGCGGCGGTTTACGGCAAGTACGCGCTGGGAATCTTCGCCGGGTTGCCGGTGGCCCTGGCCGCGCCGTCGATCACGACCTACTATGGCCGGATGCCTCGTGTCCGCGGCGCGCTGGTGATCGGCGTATCCCAGAGCGGGCAGGGCGAAGACGTGCGCATGGTTGTCGACCAGGCGCGGGCGCAGGGCGCCCTGACGCTGGCGGTGACCAACGATCCCGAATCGCCGCTGGCGAAGACCGCTGAGCATTGCATCGGCCTGCATGTCGGCCCGGAAAAGAGCGTGGCGGCTACCAAGACGTACACCGCTCAACTGACGGTCATGGCGATGCTGGCCTCCCATATCGCCGATGACGCCGGGCTGAAGCATGACCTGGCCGGATTGCCGGCATGGGTCAGCCAGACGCTTCTGCTGGCGCAGGACGCCCCGGCGCGGGCGGAGCGTTACCGCTACATGACGCGCTGTGTCACCCTGGGGCGTGGCTTCAACTACGCGACCGCGTTTGAATTGGCGCTTAAGATCAAGGAACTGACGTACATCGGGACTACGCCATACAGCCCGGCGGATTTCCGCCATGGCCCGATGGCTCAGGTGGATGAGGGCTTTCCGGTGCTGGCGATCGCCCCGGATGGCGCGGTGCTGGGCGATGTGCTGGATTTGATACGCGAGCTACGGGAGCGCCAGGCCGAACTGATCGTGATCTCCAACCGGGAGGAAGCGCTGGCCCTGGCGCAGACTCCGCTGCCGATTCCGGCTATCCCGGAGTGGCTCTCCCCCATCGTAGCGACCATTCCGGGGCAGTTACTGGCCTTTGGCCTCAGCCGGGCCAAAGGCTACGATGTCGACCACCCGCGTCTGTTGCGCAA